A genomic window from Sphingobacterium spiritivorum includes:
- a CDS encoding NAD(P)/FAD-dependent oxidoreductase, translating into MKVIHRYNVHFKPFYAPVKIDPDKKIAYFQNIAPDENKCVVNEGNVLGERVQGQSVIEIPFDFLHLAPPQVAPGFLIKSGLCNEAGWLNVDINSLQHKTYPNIFGLGDVAALPTAKTGAAIRKQAPVVVDNILKLLAHKPADNKSYDGYSSCPLVTGYGKMTLAEFNYKNEFTPDPMLKFMLVFNSYKEHWRLWLLKKYMLPYMYWNKMMKGKM; encoded by the coding sequence ATGAAAGTTATCCATCGGTATAACGTTCATTTCAAACCATTCTATGCCCCGGTAAAGATTGACCCCGACAAGAAAATTGCCTATTTCCAGAACATCGCACCCGATGAAAACAAGTGTGTGGTCAACGAGGGCAATGTTTTAGGAGAACGGGTACAGGGGCAGTCCGTCATTGAAATACCGTTTGATTTCCTGCATCTGGCTCCCCCGCAGGTTGCTCCCGGATTTCTGATAAAATCAGGTTTGTGCAATGAGGCAGGATGGCTGAATGTGGATATAAACAGCCTGCAACACAAGACATACCCTAACATTTTCGGATTGGGCGACGTAGCGGCATTGCCAACGGCGAAAACAGGTGCAGCCATTCGCAAGCAGGCTCCCGTAGTGGTGGATAATATCCTGAAACTACTTGCCCATAAGCCCGCAGACAATAAATCTTATGACGGGTATTCGTCCTGCCCATTGGTTACAGGGTACGGCAAAATGACACTCGCAGAGTTTAATTATAAGAATGAGTTTACACCCGACCCTATGCTGAAATTTATGCTGGTGTTCAACAGCTACAAAGAGCATTGGCGGTTGTGGCTGCTAAAGAAATATATGCTCCCCTATATGTACTGGAATAAAATGATGAAAGGGAAAATGTAG
- a CDS encoding FAD-dependent oxidoreductase, translating into MEKHFQILIIGGGTGGIMVAAQLKNKQPGLSIAIIEPSEKHYYQPAFTLVGAGTYKMEKTIREEASLIPSGVEWIKDKATILRPEENKVETEKCGSIGYDYLIVAAGLVYDLSLIAGLEEALAKGVVCSNYIDPEYTWKCLQGFKGGNAIFTQPTTPIKCGGAPQKIMYLAADYFKRKGLDKKNKCGVCHAGFSHFRRKGYCRNTHESYPSV; encoded by the coding sequence ATGGAAAAGCATTTTCAAATACTCATTATTGGCGGAGGTACGGGAGGTATTATGGTTGCTGCTCAATTAAAGAACAAGCAACCCGGTTTATCCATTGCCATTATTGAACCGTCCGAAAAGCACTACTATCAGCCCGCTTTTACATTGGTAGGTGCAGGCACTTACAAAATGGAGAAGACCATCAGGGAAGAAGCATCGCTCATTCCCTCCGGCGTGGAATGGATTAAAGACAAGGCAACGATACTCCGCCCCGAAGAAAACAAGGTGGAAACAGAAAAATGCGGCAGCATCGGTTATGATTACTTAATCGTAGCTGCGGGGCTTGTGTACGACCTTTCATTGATAGCTGGCTTGGAAGAAGCCCTTGCCAAAGGCGTAGTTTGCAGCAACTACATAGACCCTGAATATACGTGGAAATGCTTGCAGGGCTTCAAAGGAGGCAACGCCATTTTTACACAGCCCACCACACCCATTAAATGTGGTGGCGCACCACAGAAGATTATGTATCTGGCGGCAGATTATTTCAAAAGGAAAGGACTGGATAAAAAAAACAAATGTGGTGTTTGCCACGCCGGGTTCAGTCATTTTCGGCGTAAAGGTTATTGCCGAAACACTCATGAAAGTTATCCATCGGTATAA
- a CDS encoding sulfite exporter TauE/SafE family protein, whose translation MDIAGYSASIFIGISLGLIGGGGSILTVPVLVYLFSLDAVLATAYSLFIVGSTSVVGSFSYFKKGLVSIKTALVFGIPSIASIFLTREYVLPAIPQEVFTIGNYTITKNMLLMLLFAILMIAASYSMIKKIRKEDDEALQKQQINYLQILLQGIFIGVITGLIGAGGGFLIIPALVNLLKLPMKTAVGTSLVIISINSLMGFLFSLPHTSVQWGFLLSIASIAIIGILIGSYLSTKIKASKLKPAFGWFVLVMGIYIIVKETLLH comes from the coding sequence ATGGATATAGCAGGGTATTCGGCATCAATTTTTATTGGTATTTCTTTAGGGCTAATCGGTGGCGGTGGCAGTATTCTGACTGTTCCTGTACTGGTTTACCTGTTTAGCCTTGATGCAGTATTGGCTACCGCTTACTCCCTTTTCATCGTTGGCTCAACGAGCGTTGTCGGTTCATTCTCTTATTTCAAAAAAGGATTGGTCAGTATCAAAACAGCACTTGTTTTCGGTATTCCGTCCATTGCATCTATTTTTTTGACAAGGGAATATGTACTTCCGGCTATCCCGCAAGAGGTCTTCACTATCGGGAACTACACCATAACCAAGAATATGCTGTTGATGCTGCTCTTTGCCATACTGATGATTGCAGCATCTTACAGTATGATAAAAAAAATCAGAAAGGAAGATGATGAAGCATTACAAAAGCAACAAATTAATTATCTGCAAATTCTATTACAGGGAATTTTTATCGGCGTGATAACCGGACTGATTGGCGCAGGCGGTGGCTTCCTGATAATCCCTGCTTTGGTAAACCTGCTGAAATTGCCGATGAAAACAGCCGTAGGCACATCATTGGTCATTATTTCCATCAACTCTTTAATGGGCTTCCTCTTTTCCCTGCCCCATACTTCCGTACAATGGGGCTTTCTATTAAGCATCGCTTCCATTGCCATCATCGGCATACTGATAGGCAGTTACCTTTCTACAAAAATAAAGGCTTCCAAGTTGAAGCCCGCTTTCGGATGGTTTGTGCTGGTAATGGGCATCTACATCATCGTTAAGGAAACATTGTTACACTAA